A part of Streptomyces sp. NBC_00557 genomic DNA contains:
- a CDS encoding GH25 family lysozyme codes for MPSTRLPRSAAPAGAAVLLTALLSLLLLPATASARPADPAVHGHDRGTPVRMTHPEDDYAGAGLQRLGTAPNALASAAVTGTGPAGLDVSGHQGTVDWASVKAAGAAFAYVKATEGTTYTSPDFSQQYTGAYNAGLVRGAYHFALPGNSSGTAQADWFVGHGGGWSADGRTLPPALDIEYNPYGATCYGLSQSAMVSWIRDFSNEVHARTGRYPTIYTTTDWWTTCTGGNSGFGATNPLWIARYASSPGTLPAGWSAQTIWQYADSGVFPGDQDTFNGTAAQLQSFARSGYTPPPNAGWPTVRQGATGERVRTVQYLLNAHGAALTVDGAFGAATDSAVRSFQSAHGLSVDGVVGPDTWQALIVTVRQGSTGQAVSAVQSQLNAHGAALTVDGAFGAATDSAVRSFQSAHGLSVDGVVGPDTWQALVA; via the coding sequence ATGCCGTCCACCAGACTCCCGCGGTCAGCGGCGCCGGCCGGCGCGGCCGTCCTGCTGACCGCCTTACTGTCCCTGCTCCTCCTGCCCGCCACCGCCTCCGCCCGGCCCGCAGACCCCGCGGTACACGGCCACGACCGCGGCACCCCGGTGCGCATGACGCACCCCGAGGACGACTACGCCGGAGCCGGACTGCAACGCCTCGGCACCGCACCGAACGCCCTCGCCTCGGCCGCCGTCACCGGCACCGGACCGGCCGGACTCGACGTCAGCGGCCACCAGGGCACCGTCGACTGGGCGTCCGTGAAGGCCGCCGGAGCCGCCTTCGCCTACGTCAAGGCCACCGAGGGCACCACCTACACCAGCCCCGACTTCTCCCAGCAGTACACCGGCGCCTACAACGCCGGACTGGTCCGCGGCGCCTACCACTTCGCCCTGCCGGGCAACTCCAGCGGTACGGCGCAGGCCGACTGGTTCGTCGGCCACGGCGGCGGCTGGAGCGCCGACGGCAGGACCCTGCCGCCCGCGCTGGACATCGAGTACAACCCCTACGGGGCCACCTGCTACGGCCTGAGCCAGAGCGCGATGGTGTCCTGGATCCGGGACTTCAGCAACGAGGTGCACGCCCGCACCGGCCGCTACCCCACGATCTACACCACCACCGACTGGTGGACCACCTGCACCGGCGGCAACAGCGGCTTCGGCGCGACCAACCCGCTGTGGATCGCACGCTACGCGAGCAGCCCCGGCACGCTGCCGGCCGGCTGGTCCGCCCAGACCATCTGGCAGTACGCCGACTCCGGCGTCTTCCCCGGCGACCAGGACACCTTCAACGGCACCGCCGCCCAGCTCCAGTCCTTCGCCCGCAGCGGCTACACGCCCCCGCCGAACGCCGGCTGGCCCACCGTGCGGCAGGGCGCCACCGGTGAACGCGTCAGAACCGTGCAGTACCTGCTCAACGCGCACGGCGCCGCGCTCACCGTGGACGGCGCCTTCGGGGCGGCGACGGACAGTGCGGTGCGTTCCTTCCAGTCGGCGCACGGGCTGAGCGTCGACGGCGTCGTGGGACCGGACACCTGGCAGGCGCTGATCGTCACCGTGCGCCAGGGCTCCACCGGCCAGGCGGTGTCGGCGGTGCAGAGCCAGCTGAACGCGCACGGCGCCGCGCTCACCGTGGACGGCGCCTTCGGGGCGGCGACGGACAGTGCGGTGCGTTCCTTCCAGTCGGCGCACGGGCTGAGCGTCGACGGCGTCGTCGGCCCGGACACCTGGCAGGCCCTCGTCGCCTGA
- a CDS encoding D-Ala-D-Ala carboxypeptidase family metallohydrolase, whose product MNESQPHDRIIGRRTLLRGAAGVTAAFGAAAVTLGTAGPASAYGWSRTLQQGASGSDVVELQIRVGGWAASGASQTYIAWDGDFGPATDGAVRRFQSAYGLSADGVVGPQTQSVLNSLESSDGSTAHFDWSEFTSHDGSGFGGGKVGSATVKENVRRLMYKLEALRRKAGDSAVTINSGFRSVSYNSSVGGASNSMHCYGVAADVVVSGHTTYQVYKIAETCGFSGLEAYSHSWQHCDSRVQYPSYGSGSWWWESGVV is encoded by the coding sequence ATGAACGAGTCACAGCCGCACGACCGGATCATCGGACGGCGCACGCTGCTGCGCGGCGCGGCCGGCGTCACGGCCGCGTTCGGCGCCGCGGCGGTCACCCTCGGCACGGCCGGCCCCGCCTCCGCGTACGGCTGGTCCCGCACCCTCCAGCAGGGCGCCTCCGGCTCCGACGTGGTCGAACTGCAGATCCGGGTCGGCGGCTGGGCCGCGTCCGGGGCCAGCCAGACGTACATCGCCTGGGACGGCGACTTCGGTCCCGCCACGGACGGCGCGGTCAGACGCTTCCAGTCCGCCTACGGCCTGAGCGCGGACGGCGTCGTGGGCCCGCAGACCCAGAGTGTGCTCAACAGCCTGGAGAGCAGCGACGGATCGACGGCGCACTTCGACTGGAGCGAGTTCACCTCGCACGACGGCTCCGGCTTCGGCGGCGGCAAGGTCGGCTCCGCCACGGTCAAGGAGAACGTGCGCCGGCTGATGTACAAGCTGGAGGCGCTGCGCAGGAAGGCCGGCGACAGCGCGGTCACCATCAACTCCGGCTTCCGCAGCGTCTCGTACAACTCCTCGGTGGGCGGCGCCTCCAACAGCATGCACTGCTACGGCGTCGCCGCGGACGTCGTGGTCTCGGGACACACCACCTACCAGGTCTACAAGATCGCCGAGACCTGCGGGTTCTCCGGTCTGGAGGCGTACTCCCACTCCTGGCAGCACTGCGACAGCCGCGTCCAGTACCCCTCGTACGGCTCCGGCTCCTGGTGGTGGGAGAGCGGCGTGGTGTGA
- a CDS encoding aldo/keto reductase, which yields MTMRTRTLGTTGPRVSALGLGCMGMSALYGGADRAESVATIHAALEAGVTLLDTGDFYAMGHNEMLIGEALRTAPAALREQAMTSVKFGALRDPEGNWSGYDGRPAAVKNFAAYSLQRLGVDHIDVYRIARLDPDVPIEETVGAIAELIEKGYVRHAGLSEVGAETIRRAAATAPIADLQIEYSLISRGIEREILPVTRELGIGITAYGVLSRGLISGHFSRDRQLAANDFRAHSPRFQGENLQHNLNLVEALRKIAEQKGVSVAQIAIAWVLSRGEDIVPLVGARTRERLGESLGALDVTLDAADLTAIEEAVPADAAAGDRYPTAQMAHLDSER from the coding sequence ATGACGATGCGAACCCGAACCCTCGGAACCACCGGCCCCCGGGTCTCCGCCCTGGGCCTCGGCTGCATGGGCATGTCCGCGCTCTACGGCGGCGCCGACCGCGCGGAGTCCGTCGCGACCATCCACGCCGCCCTCGAAGCGGGCGTGACCCTGCTGGACACCGGCGACTTCTACGCCATGGGGCACAACGAGATGCTGATCGGCGAGGCCCTGCGCACCGCCCCGGCCGCCCTGCGCGAACAGGCCATGACCAGCGTGAAGTTCGGCGCCCTGCGCGACCCGGAGGGCAACTGGAGCGGCTACGACGGCCGCCCGGCCGCCGTGAAGAACTTCGCCGCCTACTCCCTGCAGCGCCTCGGCGTCGACCACATCGACGTCTACCGGATCGCCCGCCTCGACCCCGACGTGCCGATCGAGGAGACCGTCGGCGCGATCGCCGAGCTGATCGAGAAGGGGTACGTCCGGCACGCCGGCCTGAGCGAGGTCGGCGCCGAGACCATCCGCCGGGCCGCCGCCACCGCCCCCATCGCCGACCTGCAGATCGAGTACTCGCTGATCAGCCGGGGCATCGAGCGGGAGATCCTGCCGGTCACCCGCGAGCTGGGCATCGGCATCACGGCGTACGGCGTGCTCTCCCGCGGCCTGATCTCCGGCCACTTCTCCCGCGACCGGCAGCTGGCCGCGAACGACTTCCGCGCCCACTCGCCCCGTTTCCAGGGCGAGAACCTCCAGCACAACCTGAACCTGGTCGAGGCCCTGCGCAAGATCGCCGAGCAGAAGGGCGTGAGCGTCGCGCAGATCGCCATCGCCTGGGTCCTCTCGCGCGGCGAGGACATCGTGCCGCTCGTCGGCGCCCGTACCCGGGAGCGGCTCGGCGAGTCCCTCGGCGCGCTGGACGTCACCCTGGACGCGGCCGACCTCACGGCGATCGAGGAGGCCGTGCCGGCGGACGCGGCGGCCGGCGACCGCTACCCCACCGCGCAGATGGCACACCTCGACAGCGAGCGCTGA
- a CDS encoding TetR/AcrR family transcriptional regulator, with translation MAPPAETLTAERILEATEEVLRRHGPAKATVVDVARALGVSHGSVYRHFRTKAALREAVTKRWLDRTAEKLAVIAAGDGTAEERLRAWLTALFEAKRHKAGDDPELFATYTVLTDENGTVVGEHIADLTGQLTRIIAEGAGSGAFPVPDPAAAARAVFQATGRFHDPCHAREWTAPGVDEDFTAVVDLLIRGLTTPAR, from the coding sequence ATGGCACCGCCCGCAGAGACCCTGACCGCCGAGCGCATCCTCGAAGCGACCGAGGAGGTGCTGCGCCGCCACGGCCCGGCCAAGGCCACCGTGGTGGACGTGGCCCGCGCGCTCGGCGTCAGCCACGGCAGCGTCTACCGGCACTTCCGCACCAAGGCCGCGCTGCGCGAGGCGGTCACCAAGCGCTGGCTGGACCGGACGGCGGAGAAACTCGCCGTCATCGCCGCCGGGGACGGCACCGCGGAGGAGAGACTGCGGGCCTGGCTCACCGCCCTGTTCGAGGCCAAGCGGCACAAGGCGGGCGACGATCCCGAACTCTTCGCCACCTACACGGTGCTGACCGACGAGAACGGCACGGTGGTCGGCGAGCACATCGCCGACCTGACCGGGCAGCTGACCCGGATCATCGCGGAAGGCGCCGGGTCGGGAGCCTTCCCGGTGCCCGACCCGGCCGCCGCGGCCCGAGCCGTCTTCCAGGCCACCGGCCGCTTCCACGACCCCTGTCACGCCCGGGAATGGACCGCTCCCGGCGTCGACGAGGACTTCACGGCCGTGGTGGACCTGCTGATACGGGGGCTGACGACACCCGCACGGTGA
- a CDS encoding MFS transporter, whose protein sequence is MSETVTTRAVRTTAAPPALGGLGLFTVLLAAALPLVDFFIVNVALPAIGADLAAGEAVLELVVAGYGVAYAVLLVLGGRLGDLFGRRRLFLGGMAAFGLTSLACGLAPGAWSLVAARVAQGASAAAMLPQVLATIQATTRGTRRARAMSLYGATAGLSMVAGQILGGVLVAADIAGTGWRSVFLVNVPVVAVGLVLAVRAVPETRSQHPEPADGPGTVLLAVSLLTLLAPLTEGRAAGWPLWTWLSLAAFPVAAGAFWAVERRADRAGRTPLVPPSLLALASLRRGLVLMLPFSIGFSGFMFVIALALQQGAGLGPVPAGLALAPMAVAFLFVSLAGPRLIGRYGTRVVTAGSVVQGVGVLLIVLAAWRDWPHLDFGSLLPGAAVAGAGQALQLPNILRIVMSEVPPARAGVGSGVMVTTQQSALALGVATLGTLFLTLVPRIGMQDALVTALLVQLAGVVLTGLLSLRLPREVG, encoded by the coding sequence ATGAGTGAAACCGTCACCACCCGGGCCGTCCGTACGACGGCCGCGCCACCCGCACTCGGCGGGCTCGGGCTGTTCACCGTCCTGCTGGCGGCGGCGCTGCCGCTGGTCGACTTCTTCATCGTCAACGTGGCCCTGCCGGCCATCGGCGCCGATCTCGCCGCGGGCGAGGCCGTGCTGGAGCTGGTCGTGGCCGGGTACGGGGTCGCGTACGCCGTGCTGCTGGTGCTCGGCGGGCGGCTCGGCGACCTGTTCGGACGGCGCCGGCTGTTCCTCGGCGGGATGGCCGCGTTCGGCCTGACCTCGCTGGCCTGCGGGCTGGCGCCCGGCGCCTGGAGCCTGGTCGCGGCGCGGGTCGCCCAGGGCGCCTCGGCCGCGGCGATGCTGCCGCAGGTCCTCGCCACCATCCAGGCCACCACCCGCGGCACGCGCCGCGCCAGGGCCATGAGCCTGTACGGCGCGACCGCCGGACTGTCCATGGTCGCCGGGCAGATACTCGGCGGGGTGCTCGTCGCCGCCGACATCGCCGGGACCGGCTGGCGGTCGGTGTTCCTGGTCAACGTGCCCGTGGTCGCGGTGGGGCTGGTCCTCGCCGTGCGGGCGGTGCCGGAGACCCGCTCGCAGCATCCCGAGCCCGCCGACGGGCCCGGCACGGTCCTGCTCGCGGTCTCCCTGCTGACGCTGCTCGCCCCGCTCACCGAGGGCCGGGCCGCGGGCTGGCCGCTGTGGACCTGGCTGTCGCTGGCCGCGTTCCCGGTCGCCGCGGGGGCGTTCTGGGCCGTGGAGCGGCGGGCCGACCGGGCGGGCCGGACCCCGCTGGTGCCGCCGAGTCTGCTGGCGCTGGCCTCGCTGCGGCGCGGTCTGGTGCTGATGCTGCCGTTCTCCATCGGCTTCAGCGGGTTCATGTTCGTGATCGCGCTGGCGCTGCAGCAGGGCGCGGGGCTCGGTCCGGTGCCGGCCGGGCTGGCGCTCGCACCGATGGCCGTGGCGTTCCTGTTCGTCTCCCTCGCCGGGCCGCGGCTGATCGGCCGTTACGGCACCCGGGTCGTGACCGCCGGTTCGGTGGTGCAGGGTGTGGGCGTGCTGCTGATCGTGCTGGCGGCGTGGCGGGACTGGCCGCACCTCGACTTCGGGTCGCTGCTGCCGGGCGCCGCCGTGGCCGGTGCCGGGCAGGCGCTCCAACTGCCCAACATCCTCCGGATCGTGATGTCCGAGGTGCCGCCCGCCCGGGCCGGAGTCGGCAGTGGTGTGATGGTCACCACCCAGCAGTCGGCGCTCGCGCTCGGCGTGGCCACGCTGGGCACGCTGTTCCTCACTCTGGTGCCGCGCATCGGCATGCAGGACGCGCTGGTCACGGCGCTGCTGGTGCAGTTGGCCGGGGTGGTGCTGACCGGGCTGCTCAGCCTGCGGCTGCCGCGCGAGGTCGGCTGA
- a CDS encoding helix-turn-helix transcriptional regulator gives MTTMATDRTSPPQPASRGSEIRRHELAAFLRSRRERITPEQVGLPRGARRRTPGLRREEVAQLSAVGVTWYTWLEQARDIQVSVQVLDALARTLMLDASERAHLFQLAGATDPTPATSCPSVTPALRQMLRRLEPVPALIQNSRYDIVAYNRTYALLLGDLDAIPPEDHNCMLLIYTNKEWQASVVHLEETQRLMAAKLRASLAGHLGEPAWKMLLKRLAAESPDFREHWERYEVVGSRTRTKEFLNAHVGRLKLEHTDLWLGPEHGPRMVTYTPADEETHERLERLYDIALARTTARA, from the coding sequence ATGACGACCATGGCCACGGACCGGACCAGCCCCCCGCAGCCGGCGAGCCGGGGCTCGGAGATCCGGCGGCACGAACTGGCCGCGTTCCTGCGCAGCCGGCGTGAGCGCATCACCCCCGAGCAGGTGGGCCTGCCGCGCGGCGCCCGCCGCCGCACCCCCGGGCTGCGCCGGGAGGAGGTCGCCCAGCTCTCCGCGGTCGGCGTCACCTGGTACACCTGGCTCGAACAGGCCCGCGACATCCAGGTCTCCGTGCAGGTGCTGGACGCCCTCGCCCGCACCCTGATGCTGGACGCCAGCGAACGAGCCCACCTGTTCCAGCTCGCCGGCGCCACCGACCCGACGCCGGCGACGAGCTGCCCGAGCGTGACCCCGGCGCTGCGGCAGATGCTGCGCCGGCTGGAGCCGGTCCCGGCCCTCATCCAGAACAGCCGGTACGACATCGTCGCCTACAACCGCACGTACGCCCTGCTCCTGGGCGACCTGGACGCGATCCCGCCCGAGGACCACAACTGCATGCTCCTCATCTACACGAACAAGGAGTGGCAGGCCTCGGTCGTCCACCTCGAGGAGACCCAGCGCCTGATGGCCGCCAAGCTGCGCGCGTCCCTGGCCGGTCATCTCGGTGAGCCGGCCTGGAAGATGCTCCTGAAGCGGCTGGCGGCGGAGTCCCCCGACTTCCGCGAGCACTGGGAGCGTTACGAGGTCGTCGGCAGCCGCACCAGGACCAAGGAGTTCCTCAACGCGCACGTGGGCCGCCTCAAGCTGGAGCACACCGACCTGTGGCTCGGCCCGGAGCACGGCCCCCGCATGGTGACGTACACCCCGGCCGACGAGGAGACCCACGAGCGCCTGGAACGGCTGTACGACATCGCACTGGCCCGCACCACCGCCAGGGCCTAG
- a CDS encoding IS982 family transposase codes for MTTDLETLATALYVKIDDSLAGSRRWGRPPSLSDAELLTLAVMQALLGFVSEARWLRFARVHLAAEFPYLPGQSGYNKRLRAANTLISRFIRTLARDSDLWHDDVWIVDSTPVECARSRPTAKRSDLAGWAGYGYCPSHSRFFWGLRLHLVCTPGGLPIAWALANPKVDEREVLADMLTGDQDLLATHPGQTIVGDKGYVSRHLDAFMAEHGLTLLRPTYRNITPRPGEHLLKPIRQLIESVNDTLKGQLDLERHGARTPAGVLARVGQRILAMTTAIWHNRNTGRAITRSLIAYDH; via the coding sequence GTGACGACAGACCTCGAAACCCTCGCGACTGCACTGTACGTGAAGATCGATGACTCTCTGGCAGGATCGCGTCGATGGGGCCGCCCGCCGAGCCTGAGCGATGCCGAGTTGTTGACGCTGGCGGTGATGCAGGCCCTGCTCGGGTTCGTCTCCGAAGCCCGCTGGCTGCGGTTCGCCCGCGTCCATCTGGCGGCCGAGTTCCCCTACCTGCCCGGGCAGTCCGGGTACAACAAACGCCTGCGGGCCGCGAACACGCTGATCAGCAGGTTCATCCGCACCCTGGCCCGGGACAGCGACCTTTGGCACGACGACGTGTGGATCGTGGACTCCACCCCCGTGGAGTGCGCCCGCTCACGGCCCACCGCGAAGCGCTCCGACCTGGCCGGCTGGGCCGGCTACGGCTACTGCCCCTCGCACTCCCGGTTCTTCTGGGGCCTGCGTCTTCACCTTGTGTGCACCCCCGGCGGCCTCCCGATCGCCTGGGCCCTGGCCAACCCCAAAGTTGACGAACGCGAGGTGCTGGCCGACATGCTCACCGGCGACCAGGACCTACTGGCCACCCACCCCGGACAGACCATCGTCGGCGACAAGGGCTACGTATCCAGGCACCTCGACGCCTTCATGGCCGAGCACGGCCTGACCCTGCTGCGGCCGACCTACCGCAACATCACCCCCCGGCCCGGCGAACACCTTCTCAAGCCCATCCGTCAGCTCATCGAGTCGGTGAACGACACCCTCAAGGGCCAGCTCGACCTCGAGCGTCACGGCGCGAGAACCCCCGCCGGCGTTCTCGCCCGTGTCGGACAACGGATCCTCGCCATGACGACCGCGATCTGGCACAACCGCAACACAGGCCGAGCCATCACACGCTCACTGATCGCCTACGACCACTGA